The genomic DNA TTTTCAACTTCATCCTCCATGTTCTTCATCACCCAACGGCTCCTTTCTTACCAGGCTAGCAAAGCTTTTGTCATTAGCCCCTTTAATTGCACAACCCTTCATCTACTGGTACTATGTCCCCCAAGTATTTGGCTGCACGAGGCTTTCCGGCTATCTAGAAGGGAGACATTCCTTACCGATGAAGAAAACAATCTGGCACCAGCTTTCCGCTGCAGCGGCACTTGACGAGTTACATTCCGAACAAACCGGCGGCCTCAGCCGAACCGAGGCACAGCAACGCCTGGGGATATATGGAACGAACGAACTTGTCGAACAAGGAAGAAGGAGTCCTCTAAAGATACTGTGGGAGCAAATTTCTGCTACGATGGTAGTGGTCCTACTGGTCGCGGCAGGCATAGCAGGCCTTCTGGGAGACATCAAAAATTCTGTCGCAATTCTTGTGATAGTAGTTCTCTTTGCGGCATTCGGATTCATCCAGGATTTTCGTGCCGAGAAGGCAATTGCCGCCCTCAGGCAGATGGCTGTTCCGACTGTGCGTGTGCTGAGGGACGGCGTACTGCTGGAGCTTTCTTCACGGGAACTCGTTCCCGGTGATATTGTCCAGATCGAAGCTGGCAACCTGATTCCTGCAGACATGCGGCTTCTTGATACATCAAACCTTCAGATTCAGGAGTCTGCGCTTACTGGAGAATCGGAACCGGTATCGAAAGTTATTGATCCCCTCCACGAAGAAAATCCTCCTCTCGGAGATCGACGCAACATGGCATATATGGGAACTGTGGTAACCCGTGGACGCGCCACCGCCCTCGTCACCTCCACAGGGATGCAGACCGAGCTCGGTAAGATTGCCGGGCTCATGCAGCAGAAACCACCTGAACAAACCCCACTCCAGCACCGCCTCGATCGTCTCGGTAAAAATTTAGCGGTAATAGGCATTGCCATAGCAGTGCTTATTTCCGCTCTCGGCCTCGCCCGGGGGGACACTGTTCATCACATGCTTCTTACCGCCGTTTCCATTGCGGTAGCGATCATCCCCGAGGGCCTTCCCGCTGTTGTGACTATCACCCTCGCCTTGGGAGCACAGCGGATGCTCCGGCGTAACGCCCTGATCCGCAAGCTGCCCGCAGTAGAGACCCTTGGCTCCGTTACCGTGATCTGCACCGACAAAACCGGAACCCTCACACAAAACAGGATGACCGTGACAGTGCTTGAAGCGGGTGGCGAACGCCTGGAAATCTCTGACGAGATAGATAATGGATTAACTTCGGAGGCGATCACGGCTTCTCCAGGCTCTTCCTTGGCGCTACTTCTCCTTGGAGGGGCCCTCTGTAACGACGCACGCATCGGAGAATCAAACGGGGACGAGAGGATCATAGGCGACCCGACGGAAGGGGCTCTCATAGTTGCTGCAGCGCGAGGCGGAATTTCTACCGACCTGCTCTCGGAGTTTCCCCGGCTAGCCGAAGTACCCTTCGACTCTGAGCGTAAAAGGATGACCACCGTCCACAAAGCATCCGATGGCTCCAAATGGATGGAGGCTCTTGGTTCTTCCACCCCATGGATCGCCTTTACAAAGGGAAGTGTTGACGGGCTGCTGCACATATCCGACACATTTCTTTGGGAGGGAACTGTAACTTCTCTGGGCGAAGAGCAACGGAAGCGTATAGTTTCCTTAAACGAGCAGCTCGCCGAGCGGGGGATGCGCGTTCTCGGGGTAGCCTGCCTCGTCCTGGACAGCATGCCTGACACCGTGGATTCAGTTCTTGAATCAGGACTCACCTTTATCGGCCTTTTCGGAATGATCGATCCTCCACGGGATGAAGTAAAGGACGCCGTGGCACTGACCCGGAGCGCCGGAATGCGCACGATCATGATAACGGGAGACCACCCTCTTACGGCTGCAGAGATAGCACGCCAGCTTGGCCTGCCGAACCACGACAAAGTCGTTACCGGCATCGACCTTGAGAAAATATTGCCTGAAGACCTCGGACAAGCAGCCTCTGAAGCCGGAGTTTTCGCCCGTGTATCACCGGAACACAAACTGCGCATCGTGGAAGCGCTTCAGCGAGGAGGGCAGATAGTCTCCATGACTGGTGACGGGGTGAACGACGCGCCGGCACTGCGCCAGGCAAACATCGGGGTGGCGATGGGGATCACCGGTACCGACGTCGCAAAAGAGGCCTCTGACCTGGTGCTCCTCGATGATAACTTTGCCACCATTGTGGCCGCCGTTCAGGAAGGACGAACCATATACGATAACATCCGGAAGTTCGTGCGCTTTTCAGTGGCGGGAAACATCGGAAAGGTCCTCGTTATGCTCCTCGCTCCGCTTGCAGACAAGCCAATTCCTCTTCTCCCCCTTCAGCTCCTCTGGCTTAACCTGCTGACTGATGGACTACTAGGTTTAGGAATGGGAGTTGAACCACCCGAAAAAAACATCATGCGCCGCCAACCACATCCTCCCGGCGAGGGCGTGTTCACCAAGGGTGCATGGATAAGAACCGCATGGATCGGCGGATTGATAGGCGGTCTTTCCCTTACGGCAGGGGCCTGGTACTATATGCACGGAGATCCCCGCTGGCAAAGCCTCCTCTTCACATCGCTGGCTTTTGCACAGGTAGGTCAGGCACTTGCAGTGCGCTCTGGTCGTGACTCCCTCTTCACTGCGGGTCTCCTCTCAAACAAGCTTATGCTCGTTATGGCCGTGGTCGTGATTATCCTCCAAATGCTAGTAATATACCTCCCCCCGCTTCAGGCGTTCTTCGTTACCCGCCACCTCGGCTTCCGAGAGATTCTTATCGCAACCGGCATCGGCGTCATCGTGTTTTTCGCTATCGAAGGGGAAAAGATAGTTCGGCGCAAAGCGGCAAAGGACGAAGCATGAAGATTGAAGTGGTAGTGAACGACCTTATGCAGACGGATTATGTATACCTCCGTACGGAACCCCCTGGTAAGAATTTTCATCCGGAGTTCAAGCCCGAACTGTCACCAGGTGAGCTCCTGATGATGGGTGTCTTCGGTGGCAAATACATGACAGACTGCGCTACGGAGTTTCCCGAAGACTGGTATGCTAATGCAAGGCTATGCCATGAACGACACGTGCCGGAACTGAATTTCTTCGGCGTCAACGCCTCAAAACCCCTCTCCTACTGGCGGGCCAAGGGGTGGATCTACCATGAAGATCCGCGGGGATGGTTCCAGTGGTACTGCAGGTACTACATGGGGAGACGCTGTTCGGACGACTTGCGGCAGATCGCCCGGTGGAAGGCCATCTGTCGTCATGTTGCACAAGTTAGGAGAAACTGTCCAGAAGGAATCCTCGCGTGTCGCAGAAAGCAGCGCCAAGCATTGCTCCACTGGGCGTACGACAGCCGAAAGATCTGACCCCATAACCAAACAATAAGGTAACGGCAATTTGCGTCTCCTGACACCAATGCATTTTGTTGGAACGAAAGTCCTTCTACCGAGCGGCCCCTTTTTTTGTTTTGTGCCAACTTATCTTCGTATCATCTGTCGGGTGTAAAGCGGTGGAGGGAAATTCAAAATGAGGGAGATTCAAGAAAGAAAACAGAGGGCGTCTGCAGGCGCCCCCGAGAGTGGAAACATATGCTGCTTTAAGCGAAGAGC from Geobacter sp. DSM 9736 includes the following:
- a CDS encoding cation-translocating P-type ATPase, translated to MKKTIWHQLSAAAALDELHSEQTGGLSRTEAQQRLGIYGTNELVEQGRRSPLKILWEQISATMVVVLLVAAGIAGLLGDIKNSVAILVIVVLFAAFGFIQDFRAEKAIAALRQMAVPTVRVLRDGVLLELSSRELVPGDIVQIEAGNLIPADMRLLDTSNLQIQESALTGESEPVSKVIDPLHEENPPLGDRRNMAYMGTVVTRGRATALVTSTGMQTELGKIAGLMQQKPPEQTPLQHRLDRLGKNLAVIGIAIAVLISALGLARGDTVHHMLLTAVSIAVAIIPEGLPAVVTITLALGAQRMLRRNALIRKLPAVETLGSVTVICTDKTGTLTQNRMTVTVLEAGGERLEISDEIDNGLTSEAITASPGSSLALLLLGGALCNDARIGESNGDERIIGDPTEGALIVAAARGGISTDLLSEFPRLAEVPFDSERKRMTTVHKASDGSKWMEALGSSTPWIAFTKGSVDGLLHISDTFLWEGTVTSLGEEQRKRIVSLNEQLAERGMRVLGVACLVLDSMPDTVDSVLESGLTFIGLFGMIDPPRDEVKDAVALTRSAGMRTIMITGDHPLTAAEIARQLGLPNHDKVVTGIDLEKILPEDLGQAASEAGVFARVSPEHKLRIVEALQRGGQIVSMTGDGVNDAPALRQANIGVAMGITGTDVAKEASDLVLLDDNFATIVAAVQEGRTIYDNIRKFVRFSVAGNIGKVLVMLLAPLADKPIPLLPLQLLWLNLLTDGLLGLGMGVEPPEKNIMRRQPHPPGEGVFTKGAWIRTAWIGGLIGGLSLTAGAWYYMHGDPRWQSLLFTSLAFAQVGQALAVRSGRDSLFTAGLLSNKLMLVMAVVVIILQMLVIYLPPLQAFFVTRHLGFREILIATGIGVIVFFAIEGEKIVRRKAAKDEA